Proteins encoded in a region of the Mycoplasma feriruminatoris genome:
- the secY gene encoding preprotein translocase subunit SecY, translating into MVFKKPTNKGDKKLTFKSSTKKNNLTKSNFFTKNKDLILRILFTLLALIIIRLGVYITVPGVTLDKRFATDSSRIQFFQLLSTLGGGSIGRFSILALGVSPYITASIIVQLLSTDVIPVLTRWSKSGERGRKKLDKLTKIIMIPFALMQAEATIFTLSSQGLIVPGWDSTNVIANSAFYYILIPLVMLGGSFFMLWIADQITIKGIGNGISIVIFIGIIISMPTNLKATFEYWVSNSGEEANIFFSGLLNFMIYISVFLLVILSVVIMNEAERKIPIQQTGSGLTDSNEHTPYLPLKLNNAGVIPVIFASAIISTPVTISQIIEAVNPDSGFVAFTRDYLSFNTWWGISIFGILIVLFTFLYSQVQINPEKIAENFQKSGTFIPGIKPGKDTTKYLTGIINRLSVVGSIFLAIIALLPYVISKLTQLPSNLAIGGTGLIICISVAIQTVQQLKGRIIQQNFIEKKKEKFTDNTNKNKTSHIW; encoded by the coding sequence ATGGTTTTTAAAAAACCTACTAATAAAGGTGATAAAAAATTGACTTTTAAATCATCTACTAAAAAGAATAATCTTACTAAATCTAATTTTTTTACAAAAAACAAAGATTTAATTCTTAGAATTCTTTTTACATTATTAGCTCTTATTATTATTAGACTTGGTGTTTATATAACTGTTCCTGGTGTAACATTAGATAAAAGATTTGCAACAGATTCAAGCAGAATTCAATTCTTTCAGCTACTTTCAACTTTAGGTGGAGGAAGTATAGGAAGATTTTCAATACTAGCTTTAGGAGTCTCTCCATATATTACTGCTTCAATTATTGTGCAACTTTTATCAACTGATGTAATTCCTGTTTTAACAAGATGATCTAAATCTGGAGAAAGAGGAAGAAAAAAACTTGATAAATTAACAAAAATTATTATGATTCCGTTTGCATTAATGCAAGCTGAAGCTACGATATTTACTTTATCAAGTCAAGGTTTAATTGTTCCAGGATGAGATAGTACTAATGTAATTGCAAATTCGGCATTTTATTATATTTTAATACCTTTAGTAATGTTAGGTGGTTCATTTTTCATGTTATGAATTGCTGATCAAATTACTATAAAAGGAATTGGTAATGGTATTTCAATAGTAATTTTTATAGGAATTATTATTTCAATGCCAACTAATTTAAAAGCAACATTTGAATATTGAGTATCAAATTCTGGTGAAGAAGCAAATATCTTTTTTTCAGGATTATTAAACTTTATGATATATATTAGTGTGTTTTTACTAGTTATATTATCAGTTGTAATTATGAATGAAGCTGAAAGAAAAATCCCAATCCAACAAACTGGATCAGGATTAACTGATTCAAATGAACATACTCCATATTTACCTTTAAAACTTAATAATGCTGGAGTTATTCCTGTTATTTTTGCTTCAGCAATTATTTCAACACCAGTTACTATTTCTCAAATTATAGAAGCAGTAAATCCAGATAGTGGTTTTGTAGCATTTACAAGAGACTATTTATCATTTAATACTTGGTGAGGAATTTCTATATTTGGAATATTAATTGTTTTATTTACATTCTTATATTCTCAAGTACAAATCAATCCTGAAAAAATTGCTGAAAACTTTCAAAAATCTGGAACATTTATTCCAGGAATTAAACCAGGAAAAGATACAACAAAATATCTAACAGGAATAATTAATCGACTTTCTGTTGTTGGATCAATATTTTTAGCAATTATTGCATTATTACCTTATGTAATTTCAAAATTAACACAACTTCCATCAAATCTTGCAATTGGTGGAACTGGATTAATTATTTGTATTTCAGTTGCTATTCAAACTGTTCAACAATTAAAAGGAAGAATTATTCAACAAAACTTTATTGAAAAGAAAAAAGAAAAATTCACTGATAATACTAATAAGAATAAAACATCTCATATTTGATAA
- a CDS encoding adenylate kinase, translating to MNIMLLGAPGCGKGTQAEQLVNKLDFIQVSTGDLMRKEISLNTSLGLKCQEYMNAGKYVPDEIVNKIVDQFLTHSNDKLIFDGYPRTLEQAKSLEKMLEQYNKKIDYVFYIDVNHEILIKRITNRLVCPVCKASFNLETRKPKNDNLCDFDNTKLVKRSDDSLDKVKIRLQTYTDQTLPLIDYYKTNSKFIEIKADDLSAEQVFNYIKGELKF from the coding sequence ATGAATATTATGCTATTAGGAGCGCCTGGTTGTGGTAAAGGTACACAAGCAGAACAACTTGTTAATAAATTAGATTTTATTCAAGTTTCAACTGGTGATTTAATGAGAAAAGAGATTTCATTAAATACTAGTTTGGGGTTAAAATGTCAAGAATATATGAATGCTGGAAAATATGTCCCAGATGAAATAGTTAATAAAATTGTTGACCAATTTTTAACTCATTCAAATGACAAATTAATTTTTGATGGATATCCTAGAACTTTAGAACAAGCTAAAAGTTTAGAAAAAATGTTAGAACAATATAATAAAAAAATTGATTATGTTTTTTATATTGATGTAAATCATGAGATTTTAATTAAAAGAATTACAAATAGATTAGTATGTCCAGTATGTAAAGCTAGTTTTAATCTAGAAACTAGAAAACCAAAAAATGATAATCTTTGTGATTTTGATAATACTAAATTAGTTAAAAGAAGTGATGATAGTTTAGATAAAGTTAAAATAAGATTACAAACTTATACAGACCAAACTTTACCTTTAATTGACTATTATAAAACTAATTCAAAATTTATTGAAATTAAAGCAGATGATTTATCAGCTGAACAAGTTTTTAATTACATTAAAGGAGAGTTGAAATTTTAA
- the map gene encoding type I methionyl aminopeptidase encodes MITIKNQEQIKKMKIAGQVLAKGLNLLKSMIKPGVNCLDLDKAFEEFIKQNGCESNFKNYQGFPKTICISINDQLIHGIPRDRVLLDGDIVSIDAGCMYEKWHADSAFTMVCGVAKDKKNDILISVTEKALELAIAELKPGIRIGTIGSIIQTYVESHNFSVPRDYTGHGIGLNLHEDPYIPNYGIANTGIRLQENMVICIEPMVQMGTYKTKLADDKWTVYSADHSMTAHFEHTILITKDGCEVLTKEER; translated from the coding sequence ATGATTACAATTAAAAATCAAGAACAAATTAAAAAAATGAAAATAGCTGGACAAGTTTTAGCTAAAGGATTAAATTTATTAAAATCTATGATTAAACCTGGTGTTAATTGTTTAGATTTAGATAAAGCATTTGAAGAGTTTATTAAACAAAATGGATGTGAATCTAATTTTAAAAATTATCAAGGTTTTCCAAAAACTATTTGTATTTCTATTAACGATCAACTAATTCATGGAATCCCTAGAGATCGTGTTTTATTAGATGGTGATATTGTAAGTATTGATGCTGGATGTATGTATGAAAAATGACATGCAGATAGTGCTTTTACTATGGTGTGTGGAGTTGCAAAAGACAAAAAAAATGATATACTTATATCGGTCACTGAAAAAGCACTAGAACTTGCAATTGCTGAACTAAAACCTGGAATAAGAATTGGAACAATTGGTTCAATTATTCAAACTTATGTTGAATCACATAATTTTAGTGTTCCTAGAGATTATACTGGTCATGGAATTGGTTTAAATTTACATGAAGATCCTTATATTCCAAATTATGGAATAGCAAATACTGGAATTAGATTACAAGAAAATATGGTTATTTGTATTGAACCTATGGTTCAAATGGGAACTTATAAAACTAAACTTGCAGATGATAAATGAACAGTGTATTCAGCTGATCATAGTATGACAGCTCATTTTGAACATACAATTTTAATTACAAAAGATGGTTGTGAAGTACTAACAAAAGAAGAAAGATAG
- the infA gene encoding translation initiation factor IF-1 — protein MAKETEMEFEGTVVEVLPNAQFKVKLENGVVINAHVSGKIRMHYIRILPGDKVTIVISPYDMTRGRITYRKINK, from the coding sequence ATGGCTAAAGAAACAGAAATGGAATTCGAAGGCACTGTTGTTGAAGTATTACCTAATGCCCAATTTAAAGTGAAATTAGAAAATGGAGTAGTTATTAATGCCCACGTGTCAGGTAAAATCCGCATGCATTACATCCGCATTTTACCTGGAGATAAAGTAACTATTGTAATTTCACCATATGATATGACACGTGGAAGAATTACTTATAGAAAAATTAATAAGTAA
- the rpmJ gene encoding 50S ribosomal protein L36 has translation MKVRSSVKQICDKCRVIRRKGRVMIICVTPKHKQRQG, from the coding sequence ATGAAAGTTAGATCATCAGTCAAGCAAATTTGTGACAAATGCCGTGTAATTAGACGTAAAGGCCGTGTAATGATCATTTGTGTTACTCCAAAACACAAGCAAAGACAAGGTTAA
- the rpsM gene encoding 30S ribosomal protein S13 gives MARISGVEIPNNKRVVVSLTYIYGIGLPTAQSVLKTLNISEDIRVKDLTEEQIKNISMEISKYKTEGELRREVSLNIKRLMEIGSYRGLRHRKGLPVRGQSSKTNARTVKGPRKTVANKKK, from the coding sequence ATGGCTCGTATTAGTGGAGTAGAAATCCCAAATAATAAAAGAGTTGTTGTTTCTTTAACATATATTTATGGAATAGGGCTACCAACTGCTCAAAGTGTTTTAAAAACATTAAACATTTCTGAAGATATTAGAGTAAAAGATTTAACAGAAGAACAAATTAAAAATATTTCTATGGAAATCTCAAAATACAAAACTGAAGGAGAATTACGTAGAGAAGTATCATTAAACATTAAACGTTTAATGGAAATTGGAAGTTACAGAGGACTAAGACACCGTAAAGGGTTACCTGTTAGAGGACAATCTTCAAAAACTAACGCAAGAACTGTTAAAGGTCCAAGAAAAACTGTAGCTAATAAGAAAAAATAG
- the rpsK gene encoding 30S ribosomal protein S11: MANPKPQAKKKIKKNIPKGIAHIHSTFNNTIVTVSDEKGNVLSWSSAGAIGFKGSKKSTPYAAQLISEAAAKGAMDNGVKTVSVEVKGPGPGRDAAIRALQMAGLEITSIKDTTPIPHNGVRPRKRPRG, translated from the coding sequence ATGGCAAATCCAAAACCACAAGCTAAGAAAAAAATTAAGAAAAATATTCCTAAAGGCATTGCACATATTCATTCTACTTTTAACAACACAATTGTTACAGTTAGTGATGAAAAAGGAAACGTTCTTTCTTGATCTAGTGCGGGAGCAATAGGATTTAAAGGTTCTAAGAAATCTACACCTTATGCAGCTCAATTAATTTCTGAAGCTGCTGCTAAAGGTGCTATGGATAACGGTGTTAAAACTGTATCTGTTGAAGTTAAAGGGCCTGGACCAGGACGTGATGCTGCAATTAGAGCATTACAAATGGCTGGTTTAGAAATTACATCAATTAAAGACACTACACCAATTCCACATAACGGAGTGCGTCCAAGAAAACGCCCAAGAGGTTAA
- a CDS encoding DNA-directed RNA polymerase subunit alpha: MKQFVRPEFILLKEGQDKNYGKFSVSPLERGFGTTLGNAIRRTLLAATPGASVYAIKIAGATHEFTSIPGIIENVTKIILNIKQLVLKIDTSMYSDDEVVQLRIRSDIQGPVYAGDLDVPAGVEVLNKDLLIATISEGGVLDLVLYAKNSRGYKTFKDNKNEKNIEPGMITIDSNYSPIIKVAYNVDSAKIGRAIDLEKLELEVTTDGSITAIEAISIASRILVAHLEFFIDLNREISVLEVIGTNQTDDKELDRTVEELDFTQRSLNCLKRAGINTLRELVTKNEDEIGSIRNLGRKSLKEIKDKVASLGLAFRQS; the protein is encoded by the coding sequence ATGAAACAATTTGTGAGACCAGAATTTATTCTTTTAAAAGAAGGACAAGATAAAAATTACGGAAAATTTAGTGTATCGCCTTTAGAAAGAGGATTTGGTACAACTTTAGGTAATGCAATTAGAAGAACTTTATTAGCAGCAACTCCCGGAGCAAGTGTTTATGCGATAAAAATTGCTGGGGCAACTCATGAATTTACTTCAATTCCAGGAATTATTGAAAACGTTACAAAAATTATTTTAAATATTAAGCAATTGGTTTTAAAAATTGATACTTCTATGTATAGTGATGATGAAGTAGTACAACTAAGAATTCGTTCAGATATCCAAGGACCAGTTTATGCTGGTGATTTAGATGTACCTGCTGGTGTAGAAGTTTTAAATAAAGATTTATTAATAGCAACTATTAGTGAAGGTGGAGTTTTAGATTTAGTATTATATGCTAAAAATTCACGTGGTTATAAAACATTTAAAGATAATAAAAATGAAAAAAATATTGAACCAGGAATGATCACAATTGATTCAAACTATTCACCAATTATAAAAGTTGCATATAATGTTGATTCAGCAAAAATTGGAAGAGCTATTGATCTTGAAAAATTAGAATTAGAAGTAACAACTGATGGTTCAATTACTGCAATTGAAGCTATTAGTATTGCTTCAAGAATTCTAGTTGCTCATTTAGAATTCTTTATTGATTTAAATCGTGAAATTAGTGTGTTAGAAGTTATTGGAACTAACCAAACTGATGATAAAGAATTAGATAGAACTGTTGAAGAATTAGATTTTACTCAAAGAAGTTTAAATTGCTTAAAACGTGCTGGAATAAACACATTAAGAGAATTAGTTACTAAAAATGAAGATGAAATAGGTTCAATTAGAAATCTAGGTCGTAAGTCATTAAAAGAAATCAAAGATAAAGTTGCTTCATTAGGATTAGCATTCAGACAATCATAA
- the rplQ gene encoding 50S ribosomal protein L17, which yields MSYIQKRGQNTAWRTSLMRNLTTELIINESLEVTQTRAKELRRHLDHMITLAKRGDLHSRRQAASWLRDIDADKKETALQKLFNKLAKKYENRNGGYTSILKLDNRKGDNAPMVIIKLI from the coding sequence ATGTCATACATTCAAAAACGTGGCCAAAATACTGCTTGAAGAACTTCTTTAATGCGTAATTTAACTACTGAATTAATCATTAATGAAAGTTTAGAAGTTACTCAAACAAGAGCAAAAGAATTAAGAAGACATTTGGATCATATGATTACATTAGCTAAACGCGGTGACTTACATTCAAGACGTCAAGCTGCTAGTTGATTAAGAGATATTGATGCTGATAAAAAAGAAACAGCATTACAAAAATTGTTCAATAAATTAGCTAAAAAATATGAAAATCGAAATGGTGGTTACACAAGTATTTTAAAATTAGACAACCGTAAAGGTGATAATGCACCTATGGTTATCATTAAATTAATCTAG
- a CDS encoding energy-coupling factor transporter ATPase — protein MDNLAVFEEFNSKKISQDDLEATINSLNNYFVKLNDLNNQYINLIRQDTIDKLEKQNIRKQQSQVKNEIKKLSATTKLFKQNVKLAESLYKKIKSTNNQDDINKAKTEVEIAKNMLLQLKEVINGQGKSIKLKKLSDIAIEINHLFFKYGPEFPNAIDDVSFTINKGEYVTIIGHNGSGKSTISKILIGVLNAQQGEIKIFGNVVDEHNIEQARKFLGIVFQNPDNQFIGSTVEADIAFGLENKRIDPKKMPDIILDSAKKVGMEWALKKEPLNLSGGQKQRVAIASTLALDPDIMIFDEATSMLDPKGKREIKEIMVQLRETRTKTILSITHDMDEILNADKVIVLDHGKLVRVAKPLDIVEDKEFLRNIQLDVPFVGLVREELEKKGIKIASTQNIDELVEQICKK, from the coding sequence ATGGATAATTTAGCAGTTTTTGAAGAGTTTAATTCTAAAAAAATATCTCAAGATGATCTAGAAGCAACTATTAATTCTCTTAATAATTATTTTGTTAAATTAAACGATTTAAACAACCAATATATTAACTTAATTCGCCAAGATACTATTGATAAACTAGAAAAACAAAACATTAGAAAACAACAAAGTCAAGTTAAAAACGAAATTAAAAAATTATCAGCAACTACTAAACTTTTTAAACAAAACGTAAAACTAGCTGAAAGCTTATATAAAAAAATTAAATCTACAAACAATCAAGATGATATTAATAAAGCAAAAACTGAAGTTGAAATTGCAAAAAACATGCTATTACAACTAAAAGAAGTTATTAATGGTCAAGGAAAAAGTATTAAACTTAAAAAACTTTCAGATATTGCTATTGAAATTAACCATTTATTTTTTAAATATGGTCCTGAGTTTCCTAATGCGATTGATGATGTTTCATTTACTATTAATAAAGGTGAATATGTAACTATTATTGGTCATAATGGTTCTGGTAAATCAACTATTTCTAAAATTCTAATTGGTGTTTTAAATGCTCAACAAGGTGAAATTAAAATCTTTGGAAATGTTGTTGATGAACATAACATTGAACAAGCTAGAAAATTTTTAGGAATAGTTTTTCAAAATCCAGATAATCAGTTTATTGGTTCAACTGTTGAAGCTGATATTGCTTTTGGATTAGAAAATAAAAGAATTGATCCTAAAAAAATGCCAGATATTATTTTAGATTCAGCTAAAAAAGTTGGTATGGAATGAGCTTTAAAAAAAGAACCATTAAACTTAAGTGGTGGACAAAAACAAAGAGTTGCTATTGCTTCAACTTTAGCTTTAGATCCAGATATTATGATTTTTGATGAAGCAACTAGTATGTTAGATCCAAAAGGAAAAAGAGAAATTAAAGAAATTATGGTTCAACTAAGAGAAACTAGAACTAAAACTATTTTATCTATTACTCATGATATGGATGAAATTTTAAATGCTGATAAAGTAATAGTTCTAGATCACGGTAAACTAGTAAGAGTAGCTAAGCCTTTAGATATAGTTGAAGATAAAGAGTTTTTAAGAAACATTCAACTAGATGTTCCTTTTGTTGGTTTGGTTAGAGAAGAATTAGAAAAAAAAGGGATTAAAATAGCAAGTACGCAAAATATAGATGAACTGGTAGAACAAATATGCAAAAAGTAG
- a CDS encoding energy-coupling factor transporter ATPase produces MQKVDKKTNKNLENIDFSKDIILDNVSYTYAKKTPFEFRALNNTSLTFKKNKVTCVIGTTGSGKSTMIQLTNGLIISETGQTIVGDYSIPANTKKIKEVKRLRKEIGLVFQFPEYQLFQETIEKDIAFGPVNLGENKHDAYKKVPELLKLVQLPEDYVKRSPFELSGGQKRRVALAGIIAMDGNTLVLDEPTGGLDPKGEEDFINLFERLNKEYKKRIIMVTHNMDQVLRIADEVIVMHEGKVIAIGTPFEIFSNMELLTKIEIDPPKLYQLMYKLKNKGIDLLNKKIRTIEDFADELAKVLK; encoded by the coding sequence ATGCAAAAAGTAGATAAAAAAACTAATAAAAATTTAGAAAATATAGATTTTTCAAAAGACATTATTTTAGATAATGTCTCATATACATATGCTAAAAAAACCCCTTTTGAATTTAGAGCTTTAAATAATACTAGTTTAACATTTAAAAAAAATAAAGTTACTTGTGTAATAGGTACTACTGGTTCTGGAAAATCAACAATGATTCAATTAACAAATGGATTAATTATTTCTGAAACTGGTCAAACTATTGTTGGAGATTATTCTATTCCAGCAAACACTAAAAAAATTAAAGAAGTTAAACGTTTAAGAAAAGAAATTGGTTTAGTTTTCCAATTTCCTGAATATCAATTATTTCAAGAAACTATTGAAAAAGATATTGCTTTTGGTCCAGTTAATTTAGGTGAAAATAAACATGATGCATATAAAAAAGTTCCTGAACTTTTAAAACTAGTGCAATTACCTGAAGATTATGTAAAACGCTCTCCTTTTGAATTATCTGGAGGTCAAAAAAGACGTGTTGCTTTAGCTGGAATTATTGCTATGGATGGTAATACTTTAGTTTTAGATGAACCAACTGGAGGATTAGATCCTAAAGGAGAAGAAGACTTTATTAATTTATTTGAAAGATTAAATAAAGAATATAAAAAACGTATTATTATGGTTACTCATAATATGGATCAAGTATTAAGAATTGCTGATGAAGTAATTGTTATGCATGAAGGAAAAGTAATTGCTATAGGTACTCCTTTTGAAATATTTTCAAATATGGAGTTATTAACAAAAATAGAAATTGATCCCCCTAAACTTTATCAACTAATGTACAAGTTAAAAAATAAAGGTATTGACTTATTAAATAAAAAGATCAGAACTATTGAAGACTTTGCTGATGAATTAGCTAAAGTTTTAAAATAG
- a CDS encoding energy-coupling factor transporter transmembrane component T family protein, with product MRITFGRYIPKNSLIHKMDPRLKLFMIIVLIVSVFFPIGLTGYLIISGIIIGLFALSQLSFKMLARLFIPVTFIFAIIVIMNFFFIHPSNNAVEQITEWIKTHPNQIFWNKTNQAIVGQLDVDAVNKINQTIHGGIKNLQPIGYFFNWKVFWFSEKALYSALVMGMRIYLMITLTCILTGTTPSLQLTLAIEDLLTPLRLIKAPVYILSMIISIALRMIPTLIDEAGRIMKAQASRGIDIKNGKFKDKVKSLTSLIIPLLVSSFQKAEDLAYAMDARGYDPNASRTRFVQFKLRTADVILFILGIGLAIFMMVYGSNPSGIFTNWHISHVDSLVAY from the coding sequence ATGAGAATTACTTTTGGTAGATATATTCCTAAAAATTCATTAATACATAAAATGGATCCAAGATTAAAACTATTTATGATTATAGTTTTAATTGTTTCTGTATTTTTCCCTATTGGTCTTACTGGATATTTAATAATTAGTGGAATTATTATTGGTCTTTTTGCTTTAAGTCAATTAAGCTTTAAAATGTTAGCTAGATTATTTATTCCTGTTACTTTTATTTTTGCAATTATTGTAATAATGAACTTTTTCTTTATTCATCCTTCAAATAATGCTGTTGAACAAATTACAGAATGAATAAAAACTCATCCAAATCAAATTTTTTGAAATAAAACTAATCAAGCAATTGTAGGTCAATTAGATGTTGATGCTGTTAATAAAATAAATCAAACAATACATGGTGGAATAAAAAACTTACAACCTATAGGATACTTCTTTAATTGAAAAGTCTTTTGATTTAGTGAAAAAGCTTTATATAGTGCTTTAGTAATGGGTATGAGAATTTATTTAATGATTACTTTAACTTGTATACTAACAGGAACAACTCCTTCATTACAACTTACTTTAGCTATTGAAGATTTATTAACACCATTAAGATTAATAAAAGCCCCAGTTTATATACTTTCAATGATTATTTCAATTGCTTTACGTATGATTCCAACTTTAATTGATGAAGCTGGAAGAATTATGAAAGCTCAAGCAAGTAGAGGAATTGATATTAAAAACGGTAAGTTTAAAGATAAAGTTAAAAGTTTAACCTCACTAATTATTCCTTTATTAGTTTCATCATTTCAAAAAGCTGAAGATCTAGCTTATGCAATGGATGCTAGAGGTTATGATCCAAATGCTTCAAGAACTAGATTTGTACAATTTAAACTACGAACTGCTGATGTAATATTATTTATTTTAGGTATTGGTTTAGCTATATTTATGATGGTTTATGGTTCAAATCCAAGTGGTATATTTACTAATTGACATATTAGTCATGTTGATTCACTAGTAGCATATTAA
- a CDS encoding tRNA pseudouridine synthase A: protein MKTGILLTLCYDGSNYHGWINQTNSISIQTTLNKAIKKVIKTKEFKTIGASKTDANVHALDQKVLLIIYFTPILEKFIKAINKALPSDIRILDAKFVDPDFNIREVKYKIYNYYINDDKFDIFTNRYEYFWTHQKIDIIKLQNIFNLFIGFHEFKLFSGLKENEIDQYQTKRSIDDIKVLRINNKVVIQFKATGFIRYQIRIIIANCLNAYLNHKITIDTLVLMLQGIGKKTPFIIDAKGLVLEKIEFNKI, encoded by the coding sequence ATGAAAACAGGTATATTACTAACTTTATGTTATGATGGTAGTAATTATCATGGATGAATTAATCAAACTAATTCAATAAGTATACAAACTACTTTAAATAAGGCTATTAAAAAAGTTATTAAAACTAAAGAATTTAAAACAATTGGAGCAAGCAAAACTGATGCTAATGTACATGCTTTAGATCAAAAAGTATTATTAATTATTTACTTTACTCCTATTTTAGAAAAATTTATTAAAGCAATTAATAAAGCTTTACCTAGTGATATTAGAATTTTAGATGCTAAATTTGTTGATCCAGATTTTAATATAAGAGAAGTTAAATATAAGATTTATAACTATTATATTAATGATGATAAATTTGATATTTTTACTAATAGGTATGAATATTTTTGAACTCATCAAAAAATAGATATTATAAAGCTACAAAATATTTTTAACCTTTTTATAGGTTTTCATGAATTTAAATTATTTTCTGGATTAAAAGAAAATGAAATAGATCAATATCAAACAAAAAGAAGTATTGATGATATTAAAGTTTTAAGAATTAATAATAAAGTTGTGATTCAATTTAAAGCTACTGGTTTTATTAGATATCAAATTAGAATCATTATTGCAAATTGTTTAAATGCTTATTTAAATCACAAAATCACAATTGATACTTTAGTTTTAATGTTACAAGGAATTGGTAAAAAAACTCCTTTTATAATTGATGCTAAAGGATTAGTGTTAGAAAAAATAGAATTTAATAAAATTTAA